A single window of Rhodamnia argentea isolate NSW1041297 chromosome 5, ASM2092103v1, whole genome shotgun sequence DNA harbors:
- the LOC115727035 gene encoding nifU-like protein 2, chloroplastic isoform X2, with the protein MQTVVANRPYCKFHQTPEPPSSSSATKSSRILGAHVWLLKGIGPLPQASCRFMPVWTPTPMRRRVVKAVATPDSMVELPLTAENVESVLDEIRPYLISDGGNVALHEIDGNVVRLKLQGACGSCPSSVMTMKMGIERRLMEKIPEIVAVEPIADEETGLEMNEENIEKVLEEIRPYLVGAAGGSLELVAIEEPIVKVRITGPAAGVMTVRVAVTQKLREKIPAIAAVQLL; encoded by the exons ATGCAGACGGTGGTGGCGAACCGGCCCTATTGCAAGTTCCACCAAACCCCAGAaccgccatcttcttcttccgctACCAAG AGTTCGAGAATTCTTGGAGCTCATGTATGGCTGTTGAAGGGGATTGGTCCGTTGCCGCAGGCGTCGTGCCGCTTCATGCCGGTTTGGACCCCTACTCCTATGCGAAGACGAG TTGTGAAGGCCGTTGCTACACCTGATTCAATGGTGGAACTTCCACTGACAGCAGAGAATGTGGAGAGTGTGCTCGATGAAATCCGACCCTATCTAATTTCTGATGGGGGTAATGTTGCATTGCATGAGATCGATGGCAATGTCGTGAGGTTGAAGTTACAAGGAGCATGTGGTTCTTGTCCTAGTTCTGTAATGACGATGAAGATGGGCATTGAGCGTCGTCTGATGGAGAAAATTCCTGAAATTGTTGCAGTGGAACCAATTGCAGATGAAGAAACTGGCCTTGAGATGAATGAGGAAAACATAGAGAAG GTTCTTGAAGAGATAAGGCCATACCTTGTTGGTGCAGCAGGCGGATCACTTGAGCTAGTGGCAATTGAAGAACCAATAGTTAAAGTTAGAATCACTGGTCCTGCAGCTGGGGTCATGACTGTTCGAGTTGCTGTCACGCAGAAACTACGAGAGAAAATTCCAGCCATTGCGGCTGTCCAACTTCTGTGa
- the LOC115727035 gene encoding nifU-like protein 2, chloroplastic isoform X1 — MQTVVANRPYCKFHQTPEPPSSSSATKQSSRILGAHVWLLKGIGPLPQASCRFMPVWTPTPMRRRVVKAVATPDSMVELPLTAENVESVLDEIRPYLISDGGNVALHEIDGNVVRLKLQGACGSCPSSVMTMKMGIERRLMEKIPEIVAVEPIADEETGLEMNEENIEKVLEEIRPYLVGAAGGSLELVAIEEPIVKVRITGPAAGVMTVRVAVTQKLREKIPAIAAVQLL; from the exons ATGCAGACGGTGGTGGCGAACCGGCCCTATTGCAAGTTCCACCAAACCCCAGAaccgccatcttcttcttccgctACCAAG CAGAGTTCGAGAATTCTTGGAGCTCATGTATGGCTGTTGAAGGGGATTGGTCCGTTGCCGCAGGCGTCGTGCCGCTTCATGCCGGTTTGGACCCCTACTCCTATGCGAAGACGAG TTGTGAAGGCCGTTGCTACACCTGATTCAATGGTGGAACTTCCACTGACAGCAGAGAATGTGGAGAGTGTGCTCGATGAAATCCGACCCTATCTAATTTCTGATGGGGGTAATGTTGCATTGCATGAGATCGATGGCAATGTCGTGAGGTTGAAGTTACAAGGAGCATGTGGTTCTTGTCCTAGTTCTGTAATGACGATGAAGATGGGCATTGAGCGTCGTCTGATGGAGAAAATTCCTGAAATTGTTGCAGTGGAACCAATTGCAGATGAAGAAACTGGCCTTGAGATGAATGAGGAAAACATAGAGAAG GTTCTTGAAGAGATAAGGCCATACCTTGTTGGTGCAGCAGGCGGATCACTTGAGCTAGTGGCAATTGAAGAACCAATAGTTAAAGTTAGAATCACTGGTCCTGCAGCTGGGGTCATGACTGTTCGAGTTGCTGTCACGCAGAAACTACGAGAGAAAATTCCAGCCATTGCGGCTGTCCAACTTCTGTGa
- the LOC115727031 gene encoding ribosome biogenesis protein BOP1 homolog isoform X2 — protein sequence MKKHEEEEKVYEEGARSYPEALNGGGSPVDSGSDYEDYSDDGDSEDYGSWEEDAESGEEGATGSGSDQDESEDGNSEEFELSEETQSGESDSQEHKGSVKTNNKGKLSNDHAQIDDGESEISESDRRAEESDSSEDEVPSRNTIGDVPLEWYRDEGHIGYDVKGKKIKKKERQDKLDAFLASADDSKNWRKIHDEYNDEVVELTKDETRLIRRLLKGKAPHSGFDPYPDYVDFFKWDDAKHPLSNAPEPKRRFIPSKWEAKKVAKYVRALREGLIKLDKPKEEPRFYNLWGDDPNSKDRAGHLAYIPAPKPKLPGHEESYNPSLEYIPTQEEINSYQLMYEEDRPKFIPRRYTSLKSVPAYENAVNDSFERCMDLYMSYRAWKKRLNIDPESLKPKLPSRKDLKPYPVTCYLEYRGHEGAVVSISTEASGQWIASGSADGTVRIWEVETGRCRGVWTIGEPVLCVSWNPLSELPILAIAAGQDVLLINTGMGNEEDQEKIKELLQVEISGTADEQPLVSWLQDDRHKHEAIILRHFKTVTSVEWHRKGDYLSTVTPAGESRAILIHQLSKKITQKIPFKLHGLPVSSVFHPSRSIFFVSTKKNIRVYDLLKHKLIKKLETGLREVSSIAIHPQGDNVIVGSREGKLCWFDMDLSSQPYKTLQCHSKDITNVAFHRSYPLFASCSDDCTAYVFHGMVYSDFNQNPLIVPLEILRGHVNSNGRGVLDCKFHPRQPWLFTAGADSVVRLYCH from the exons atgaagaaacacGAGGAAGAGGAGAAGGTGTATGAAGAAGGAGCTCGGTCCTACCCGGAGGCTCTGAACGGCGGAGGTTCGCCGGTTGATTCGGGCTCCGATTAtgag GATTACTCTGATGATGGAGATTCCGAAGATTATGGGTCGTGGGAAGAGGACGCGGAGTCTGGAGAAGAGGGTGCTACTGGTTCCGGTTCTGATCAG GATGAGTCTGAGGATGGAAATTCTGAGGAATTTGAGTTGTCGGAGGAGACACAGTCCGGAGAAAGTGACTCACAAGAGCACAAG GGCTCTGTTAAAACAAACAATAAAGGTAAATTGAGCAATGATCATGCCCAAATTGATGATGGTGAAAGTGAAATCTCTGAATCGGATCGAAGAGCTGAAGAGAGTGATTCATCCGAAGACGAG GTTCCTTCACGGAATACAATTGGTGATGTTCCTCTTGAGTGGTATAGGGATGAAGGACATATTGGTTACGACGTAAaggggaaaaagataaaaaagaaagaaagacaagatAAATTGGATGCTTTTCTTGCTAGTGCTGATGACTCAAAAAATTG GCGCAAGATACACGATGAGTACAATGATGAGGTAGTAGAGCTGACTAAAGACGAAACAAGACTTATTCGTAGACTGCTCAAAGGAAAAGCACCGCATTCTGGATTTGATCCATATCCG gattatgttgactttttcaaatGGGATGATGCAAAACACCCACTATCAAATGCCCCAGAACCAAAGAGACGTTTCATTCCTTCAAAATGGGAGGCCAAAAAG GTTGCAAAGTATGTTAGGGCATTACGGGAGGGATTAATTAAGTTAGACAAGCCAAAGGAAGAGCCACGTTTCTATAACCTGTGGGGAGATGATCCCAACTCAAAGGACAGGGCTGGTCATCTAGCCTATATCCCTGCACCAAAACCCAAATTACCAG GCCATGAAGAATCTTATAATCCTTCTTTAGAATATATACCCACACAGGAAGAGATAAATTCCTACCAGCTTATGTATGAGGAAGATCGCCCTAAATTCATTCCTAGAAG GTACACATCTCTCAAAAGTGTGCCGGCTTATGAAAATGCTGTTAATGACTCTTTTGAGCGATGCATGGATCTCTACATGTCATATAGAGCCTGGAAAAAACGG CTTAACATTGACCCCGAGTCATTGAAGCCCAAGTTACCTAGCCGGAAGGATCTTAAGCCTTACCCAGTGACATGTTATCTTGAGTACAGAGGTCATGAGGGTGCTGTTGTGTCGATTTCCACTGAAGCTTCGGGGCAGTGGATTGCTTCAG GTTCTGCTGATGGAACTGTTCGCATTTGGGAGGTTGAAACTGGCAGATGTCGTGGGGTGTGGACTATAGGTGAACCGGTCCTGTGTGTATCCTGGAATCCATTGTCTGAGCTTCCAATTTTGGCAATTGCTGC GGGCCAAGATGTACTACTTATTAACACAGGAATGGGTAATGAAGAAGATCAGGAGAAGATTAAGGAACTTCTCCAGGTTGAAATATCGGGGACAGCAG ATGAGCAGCCCTTGGTGAGCTGGCTTCAAGATGATAGGCACAAGCATGAGGCAATCATATTAAGACATTTCAAG ACTGTGACCTCAGTTGAATGGCATCGCAAAGGAGACTATTTATCCACAGTAACACCTGCAG GTGAATCAAGAGCAATCTTAATACACCAGCTGTCAAAGAAGATTACTCAGAAGATCCCATTCAAGTTGCATGGTCTTCCAGTTTCATCCGTTTTTCATCCTTCTCGATCCATCTTCTTTGTTTCAACTAAGAAGAATATTCGCGTGTATGATCTCTTGAAGCACAAGCTCATCAAAAAGCTTGAGACTGGACTTCGTGAAGTTTCCTCGATTGCGATTCATCCTCAAG GGGATAATGTAATTGTTGGAAGCAGAGAGGGAAAGCTCTGTTGGTTTGATATGGACCTTTCATCTCAACCTTACAAAACACTCCA GTGTCATTCGAAAGACATTACAAATGTGGCCTTCCATCGTTCATACCCCCTTTTTGCATCGTGTTCTGATGATTGCACAGCCTATGTGTTCCATGGCATGGTTTATTCTGATTTCAACCAGAACCCTCTCATTGTTCCCTTGGAAATTCTCCGAGGGCATGTAAACTCAAATGGAAGAG GGGTGTTGGATTGCAAATTCCATCCACGGCAACCTTGGTTGTTCACAGCTGGAGCTGATTCTGTGGTCAGACTTTACTGTCACTAA
- the LOC115727031 gene encoding ribosome biogenesis protein BOP1 homolog isoform X3: MRITLMMEIPKIMGRGKRTRSLEKRVLLVPVLIRMSLRMEILRNLSCRRRHSPEKVTHKSTRYMGSVKTNNKGKLSNDHAQIDDGESEISESDRRAEESDSSEDEVPSRNTIGDVPLEWYRDEGHIGYDVKGKKIKKKERQDKLDAFLASADDSKNWRKIHDEYNDEVVELTKDETRLIRRLLKGKAPHSGFDPYPDYVDFFKWDDAKHPLSNAPEPKRRFIPSKWEAKKVAKYVRALREGLIKLDKPKEEPRFYNLWGDDPNSKDRAGHLAYIPAPKPKLPGHEESYNPSLEYIPTQEEINSYQLMYEEDRPKFIPRRYTSLKSVPAYENAVNDSFERCMDLYMSYRAWKKRLNIDPESLKPKLPSRKDLKPYPVTCYLEYRGHEGAVVSISTEASGQWIASGSADGTVRIWEVETGRCRGVWTIGEPVLCVSWNPLSELPILAIAAGQDVLLINTGMGNEEDQEKIKELLQVEISGTAGDSDEQPLVSWLQDDRHKHEAIILRHFKTVTSVEWHRKGDYLSTVTPAGESRAILIHQLSKKITQKIPFKLHGLPVSSVFHPSRSIFFVSTKKNIRVYDLLKHKLIKKLETGLREVSSIAIHPQGDNVIVGSREGKLCWFDMDLSSQPYKTLQCHSKDITNVAFHRSYPLFASCSDDCTAYVFHGMVYSDFNQNPLIVPLEILRGHVNSNGRGVLDCKFHPRQPWLFTAGADSVVRLYCH; encoded by the exons Atgag GATTACTCTGATGATGGAGATTCCGAAGATTATGGGTCGTGGGAAGAGGACGCGGAGTCTGGAGAAGAGGGTGCTACTGGTTCCGGTTCTGATCAG GATGAGTCTGAGGATGGAAATTCTGAGGAATTTGAGTTGTCGGAGGAGACACAGTCCGGAGAAAGTGACTCACAAGAGCACAAGGTACATG GGCTCTGTTAAAACAAACAATAAAGGTAAATTGAGCAATGATCATGCCCAAATTGATGATGGTGAAAGTGAAATCTCTGAATCGGATCGAAGAGCTGAAGAGAGTGATTCATCCGAAGACGAG GTTCCTTCACGGAATACAATTGGTGATGTTCCTCTTGAGTGGTATAGGGATGAAGGACATATTGGTTACGACGTAAaggggaaaaagataaaaaagaaagaaagacaagatAAATTGGATGCTTTTCTTGCTAGTGCTGATGACTCAAAAAATTG GCGCAAGATACACGATGAGTACAATGATGAGGTAGTAGAGCTGACTAAAGACGAAACAAGACTTATTCGTAGACTGCTCAAAGGAAAAGCACCGCATTCTGGATTTGATCCATATCCG gattatgttgactttttcaaatGGGATGATGCAAAACACCCACTATCAAATGCCCCAGAACCAAAGAGACGTTTCATTCCTTCAAAATGGGAGGCCAAAAAG GTTGCAAAGTATGTTAGGGCATTACGGGAGGGATTAATTAAGTTAGACAAGCCAAAGGAAGAGCCACGTTTCTATAACCTGTGGGGAGATGATCCCAACTCAAAGGACAGGGCTGGTCATCTAGCCTATATCCCTGCACCAAAACCCAAATTACCAG GCCATGAAGAATCTTATAATCCTTCTTTAGAATATATACCCACACAGGAAGAGATAAATTCCTACCAGCTTATGTATGAGGAAGATCGCCCTAAATTCATTCCTAGAAG GTACACATCTCTCAAAAGTGTGCCGGCTTATGAAAATGCTGTTAATGACTCTTTTGAGCGATGCATGGATCTCTACATGTCATATAGAGCCTGGAAAAAACGG CTTAACATTGACCCCGAGTCATTGAAGCCCAAGTTACCTAGCCGGAAGGATCTTAAGCCTTACCCAGTGACATGTTATCTTGAGTACAGAGGTCATGAGGGTGCTGTTGTGTCGATTTCCACTGAAGCTTCGGGGCAGTGGATTGCTTCAG GTTCTGCTGATGGAACTGTTCGCATTTGGGAGGTTGAAACTGGCAGATGTCGTGGGGTGTGGACTATAGGTGAACCGGTCCTGTGTGTATCCTGGAATCCATTGTCTGAGCTTCCAATTTTGGCAATTGCTGC GGGCCAAGATGTACTACTTATTAACACAGGAATGGGTAATGAAGAAGATCAGGAGAAGATTAAGGAACTTCTCCAGGTTGAAATATCGGGGACAGCAGGTGACTCTG ATGAGCAGCCCTTGGTGAGCTGGCTTCAAGATGATAGGCACAAGCATGAGGCAATCATATTAAGACATTTCAAG ACTGTGACCTCAGTTGAATGGCATCGCAAAGGAGACTATTTATCCACAGTAACACCTGCAG GTGAATCAAGAGCAATCTTAATACACCAGCTGTCAAAGAAGATTACTCAGAAGATCCCATTCAAGTTGCATGGTCTTCCAGTTTCATCCGTTTTTCATCCTTCTCGATCCATCTTCTTTGTTTCAACTAAGAAGAATATTCGCGTGTATGATCTCTTGAAGCACAAGCTCATCAAAAAGCTTGAGACTGGACTTCGTGAAGTTTCCTCGATTGCGATTCATCCTCAAG GGGATAATGTAATTGTTGGAAGCAGAGAGGGAAAGCTCTGTTGGTTTGATATGGACCTTTCATCTCAACCTTACAAAACACTCCA GTGTCATTCGAAAGACATTACAAATGTGGCCTTCCATCGTTCATACCCCCTTTTTGCATCGTGTTCTGATGATTGCACAGCCTATGTGTTCCATGGCATGGTTTATTCTGATTTCAACCAGAACCCTCTCATTGTTCCCTTGGAAATTCTCCGAGGGCATGTAAACTCAAATGGAAGAG GGGTGTTGGATTGCAAATTCCATCCACGGCAACCTTGGTTGTTCACAGCTGGAGCTGATTCTGTGGTCAGACTTTACTGTCACTAA
- the LOC115727031 gene encoding ribosome biogenesis protein BOP1 homolog isoform X1, with protein MKKHEEEEKVYEEGARSYPEALNGGGSPVDSGSDYEDYSDDGDSEDYGSWEEDAESGEEGATGSGSDQDESEDGNSEEFELSEETQSGESDSQEHKGSVKTNNKGKLSNDHAQIDDGESEISESDRRAEESDSSEDEVPSRNTIGDVPLEWYRDEGHIGYDVKGKKIKKKERQDKLDAFLASADDSKNWRKIHDEYNDEVVELTKDETRLIRRLLKGKAPHSGFDPYPDYVDFFKWDDAKHPLSNAPEPKRRFIPSKWEAKKVAKYVRALREGLIKLDKPKEEPRFYNLWGDDPNSKDRAGHLAYIPAPKPKLPGHEESYNPSLEYIPTQEEINSYQLMYEEDRPKFIPRRYTSLKSVPAYENAVNDSFERCMDLYMSYRAWKKRLNIDPESLKPKLPSRKDLKPYPVTCYLEYRGHEGAVVSISTEASGQWIASGSADGTVRIWEVETGRCRGVWTIGEPVLCVSWNPLSELPILAIAAGQDVLLINTGMGNEEDQEKIKELLQVEISGTAGDSDEQPLVSWLQDDRHKHEAIILRHFKTVTSVEWHRKGDYLSTVTPAGESRAILIHQLSKKITQKIPFKLHGLPVSSVFHPSRSIFFVSTKKNIRVYDLLKHKLIKKLETGLREVSSIAIHPQGDNVIVGSREGKLCWFDMDLSSQPYKTLQCHSKDITNVAFHRSYPLFASCSDDCTAYVFHGMVYSDFNQNPLIVPLEILRGHVNSNGRGVLDCKFHPRQPWLFTAGADSVVRLYCH; from the exons atgaagaaacacGAGGAAGAGGAGAAGGTGTATGAAGAAGGAGCTCGGTCCTACCCGGAGGCTCTGAACGGCGGAGGTTCGCCGGTTGATTCGGGCTCCGATTAtgag GATTACTCTGATGATGGAGATTCCGAAGATTATGGGTCGTGGGAAGAGGACGCGGAGTCTGGAGAAGAGGGTGCTACTGGTTCCGGTTCTGATCAG GATGAGTCTGAGGATGGAAATTCTGAGGAATTTGAGTTGTCGGAGGAGACACAGTCCGGAGAAAGTGACTCACAAGAGCACAAG GGCTCTGTTAAAACAAACAATAAAGGTAAATTGAGCAATGATCATGCCCAAATTGATGATGGTGAAAGTGAAATCTCTGAATCGGATCGAAGAGCTGAAGAGAGTGATTCATCCGAAGACGAG GTTCCTTCACGGAATACAATTGGTGATGTTCCTCTTGAGTGGTATAGGGATGAAGGACATATTGGTTACGACGTAAaggggaaaaagataaaaaagaaagaaagacaagatAAATTGGATGCTTTTCTTGCTAGTGCTGATGACTCAAAAAATTG GCGCAAGATACACGATGAGTACAATGATGAGGTAGTAGAGCTGACTAAAGACGAAACAAGACTTATTCGTAGACTGCTCAAAGGAAAAGCACCGCATTCTGGATTTGATCCATATCCG gattatgttgactttttcaaatGGGATGATGCAAAACACCCACTATCAAATGCCCCAGAACCAAAGAGACGTTTCATTCCTTCAAAATGGGAGGCCAAAAAG GTTGCAAAGTATGTTAGGGCATTACGGGAGGGATTAATTAAGTTAGACAAGCCAAAGGAAGAGCCACGTTTCTATAACCTGTGGGGAGATGATCCCAACTCAAAGGACAGGGCTGGTCATCTAGCCTATATCCCTGCACCAAAACCCAAATTACCAG GCCATGAAGAATCTTATAATCCTTCTTTAGAATATATACCCACACAGGAAGAGATAAATTCCTACCAGCTTATGTATGAGGAAGATCGCCCTAAATTCATTCCTAGAAG GTACACATCTCTCAAAAGTGTGCCGGCTTATGAAAATGCTGTTAATGACTCTTTTGAGCGATGCATGGATCTCTACATGTCATATAGAGCCTGGAAAAAACGG CTTAACATTGACCCCGAGTCATTGAAGCCCAAGTTACCTAGCCGGAAGGATCTTAAGCCTTACCCAGTGACATGTTATCTTGAGTACAGAGGTCATGAGGGTGCTGTTGTGTCGATTTCCACTGAAGCTTCGGGGCAGTGGATTGCTTCAG GTTCTGCTGATGGAACTGTTCGCATTTGGGAGGTTGAAACTGGCAGATGTCGTGGGGTGTGGACTATAGGTGAACCGGTCCTGTGTGTATCCTGGAATCCATTGTCTGAGCTTCCAATTTTGGCAATTGCTGC GGGCCAAGATGTACTACTTATTAACACAGGAATGGGTAATGAAGAAGATCAGGAGAAGATTAAGGAACTTCTCCAGGTTGAAATATCGGGGACAGCAGGTGACTCTG ATGAGCAGCCCTTGGTGAGCTGGCTTCAAGATGATAGGCACAAGCATGAGGCAATCATATTAAGACATTTCAAG ACTGTGACCTCAGTTGAATGGCATCGCAAAGGAGACTATTTATCCACAGTAACACCTGCAG GTGAATCAAGAGCAATCTTAATACACCAGCTGTCAAAGAAGATTACTCAGAAGATCCCATTCAAGTTGCATGGTCTTCCAGTTTCATCCGTTTTTCATCCTTCTCGATCCATCTTCTTTGTTTCAACTAAGAAGAATATTCGCGTGTATGATCTCTTGAAGCACAAGCTCATCAAAAAGCTTGAGACTGGACTTCGTGAAGTTTCCTCGATTGCGATTCATCCTCAAG GGGATAATGTAATTGTTGGAAGCAGAGAGGGAAAGCTCTGTTGGTTTGATATGGACCTTTCATCTCAACCTTACAAAACACTCCA GTGTCATTCGAAAGACATTACAAATGTGGCCTTCCATCGTTCATACCCCCTTTTTGCATCGTGTTCTGATGATTGCACAGCCTATGTGTTCCATGGCATGGTTTATTCTGATTTCAACCAGAACCCTCTCATTGTTCCCTTGGAAATTCTCCGAGGGCATGTAAACTCAAATGGAAGAG GGGTGTTGGATTGCAAATTCCATCCACGGCAACCTTGGTTGTTCACAGCTGGAGCTGATTCTGTGGTCAGACTTTACTGTCACTAA